Proteins encoded together in one Epinephelus lanceolatus isolate andai-2023 chromosome 4, ASM4190304v1, whole genome shotgun sequence window:
- the LOC117259600 gene encoding tripartite motif-containing protein 3-like isoform X1 — protein MSVTMAKRETGSTSPVVRQIDKQFLVCSICLDHYHNPKVLPCLHTFCERCLQNYIPPQSLTLSCPVCRQTSILPEKGVAALQNNFFITNLMEVLQRDPECIRPEACNVLESASAATACQPLSCPNHEGKVMEFYCESCETAMCLECTEGEHREHVTVPLRDVLEQHKSALKNQLDAVRNRLPQLTAAIELVNEISKQLTERKNEAVTEISNTFDELEKALHQRKTALITEVENICSSKQKVLQAQLTSLLQGKENIQSSCNFTEQALSHGSATEVLLVQKQMGERVSALARHTFPEQPHENGHLECQVETDGLRRSIQNLGVLITTGTVGHTSVATGEGLRHALVGQHTTVTVTTKDKDGELVKTGNAALRAEIFSADGACTEAEVVDNKNGTYEVGYTLRSEGEFTFSLLLYEQPVRGSPFRLRAVKPSDVLQSPDDVKRRVKSPSGGGGHVRQKAVRRPSSMYSTTKKKENPIEDELIYRVGTRGRDKGEFTNLQGISTSSNGRIVVADSNNQCIQVFSNDGQFKMRFGVRGRSPGQLQRPTGVTVDMNGDIIVADYDNRWISIFSSDGKFKNKIGAGRLMGPKGVAVDKNGHIITVDNKACCVFIFQSNGKLVTKFGARGTSDRHFAEKSGANIALEQKLSKSGPVFSPHFVAVNNKNEIVVTDFHNHSVKVYNADGEFLFKFGSHGEGNGQFNAPTGVAVDANGNIIVADWGNSRIQVFDSSGSFLSYINTSADPLYGPQGLALTSDGHVAVADSGNHCFKVYRYLQ, from the exons ATGTCCGTCACTATGGCAAAGCGTGAGACCGGCAGCACCAGCCCTGTGGTCAGGCAGATAGACAAGCAGTTCCTGGTCTGCAGCATTTGTTTGGACCATTATCACAACCCTAAGGTCCTGCCCTGCCTGCACACCTTCTGTGAGAG ATGCCTACAGAACTACATCCCTCCTCAGTCTTTGACACTGTCCTGTCCAGTATGCAGACAGACCTCTATCTTGCCAGAGAAAGGTGTGGCAGCCCTGCAGAACAATTTCTTCATCACAAACTTAATGGAGGTGTTACAGCGAGACCCAGAGTGCATCCGACCTGAGGCCTGTAATGTTCTTGAGTCAGCAAGTGCAGCTACAGCTTGTCAGCCCCTCTCATGCCCCAACCATGAGGGCAAg GTGATGGAGTTTTACTGCGAGTCATGTGAAACTGCCATGTGTCTGGAGTGCACAGAAGGAGAGCATAGGGAACATGTGACAGTTCCTCTGAGGGATGTGCTAGAACAGCACAAGTCAGCGCTAAAAAATCAGCTAGACGCTGTGCGCAACAG ACTACCTCAGCTGACAGCCGCCATTGAACTTGTGAATGAGATCTCCAAGCAGCTTACTGAGCGGAAAAATGAGGCAGTTACTGAAATCAGTAACACTTTTGATGAGCTGGAGAAGGCCTTACACCAACGCAAGACTGCTCTCATTACTGAGGTGGAAAACATCTGCAGCTCCAAGCAGAAG GTGCTTCAAGCCCAGCTGACCTCCTTGCTTCAGGGAAAAGAGAACATTCAAAGCAGCTGCAACTTCACAGAGCAGGCCCTGAGCCATGGCAGTGCCACTGAGGTCCTGTTGGTACAGAAGCAGATGGGTGAGCGGGTCAGTGCCCTGGCGCGACACACCTTTCCCGAACAGCCCCACGAAAATGGACATTTGGAATGCCAGGTAGAGACAGATGGACTGAGGCGCTCCATTCAGAACCTGGGAGTCCTGATCACAACAGGGACTGTAGGCCATACTAGTGTCGCCACTGGTGAAGGCTTGCGACATGCACTGGTCGGGCAGCACACCACTGTCACAGTCACTACGAAAGACAAGGATGGAGAACTAGTGAAGACTGGTAATGCTGCTCTGAGGGCAGAGATTTTCTCTGCAGATGGAGCGTGCACTGAAGCTGAGGTGGTGGACAACAAGAATGGCACCTATGAGGTTGGATATACCCTCCGCTCAGAGGGAGAATTCACCTTCTCTTTGCTGCTATATGAACAGCCTGTGAGGGGGAGTCCATTCCGTTTGCGTGCCGTCAAGCCTTCAGATGTCCTGCAGTCACCAGACGACGTGAAGAGAAGAGTGAAGTCTccgagtggaggaggaggtcatGTTCGACAGAAGGCTGTACGCAGACCCTCCAGCATGTACAGCACCACCAAGAAAAAGGAAAACCCAATAGAGGATGAGCTGATCTACAGAGTGG GAACAAGAGGACGAGATAAAGGAGAATTCACTAATCTACAAGGCATCTCCACCTCCAGCAATGGAAGGATTGTGGTGGCAGACAGCAACAATCAGTGTATACAG GTATTCTCAAATGATGGCCAGTTTAAGATGAGGTTTGGGGTCAGAGGTCGCTCACCAGGGCAGTTGCAGCGCCCCACAGGGGTCACAGTGGACATGAATGGTGACATTATTGTAGCTGATTACGACAACAGATGGATTAGCATCTTCTCCTCAGATGGCAAGTTCAAG AATAAAATTGGTGCTGGAAGATTGATGGGACCCAAAGGTGTGGCTGTGGATAAGAATGGACATATCATCACAGTTGATAATAAGGCATGCTGTGTCTTCATTTTCCAATCAAATGGGAAGCTGGTGACAAAGTTTGGAGCCAGGGGAACATCAGACAGACACTTTGCAG aAAAAAGTGGTGCAAACATTGCACTGGAACAAAAGCTTAGTAAATCTGGCCCTGTTTTCA GTCCTCACTTTGTGGCCGTAAATAACAAAAATGAGATTGTGGTTACTGACTTTCATAACCATTCAGTCAAG GTGTACAATGCAGATGGAGAGTTCCTGTTTAAATTTGGCTCCCATGGGGAGGGGAACGGCCAGTTCAATGCTCCAACAGGCGTGGCTGTGGATGCCAATGGAAATATCATTGTTGCCGATTGGGGCAACAGTCGGATCCAG GTGTTTGACAGCTCAGGGTCCTTCCTGTCCTACATCAATACATCAGCGGACCCCCTTTATGGCCC
- the LOC117259600 gene encoding tripartite motif-containing protein 3-like isoform X2, giving the protein MSVTMAKRETGSTSPVVRQIDKQFLVCSICLDHYHNPKVLPCLHTFCERCLQNYIPPQSLTLSCPVCRQTSILPEKGVAALQNNFFITNLMEVLQRDPECIRPEACNVLESASAATACQPLSCPNHEGKVMEFYCESCETAMCLECTEGEHREHVTVPLRDVLEQHKSALKNQLDAVRNRLPQLTAAIELVNEISKQLTERKNEAVTEISNTFDELEKALHQRKTALITEVENICSSKQKVLQAQLTSLLQGKENIQSSCNFTEQALSHGSATEVLLVQKQMGERVSALARHTFPEQPHENGHLECQVETDGLRRSIQNLGVLITTGTVGHTSVATGEGLRHALVGQHTTVTVTTKDKDGELVKTGNAALRAEIFSADGACTEAEVVDNKNGTYEVGYTLRSEGEFTFSLLLYEQPVRGSPFRLRAVKPSDVLQSPDDVKRRVKSPSGGGGHVRQKAVRRPSSMYSTTKKKENPIEDELIYRVGTRGRDKGEFTNLQGISTSSNGRIVVADSNNQCIQVFSNDGQFKMRFGVRGRSPGQLQRPTGVTVDMNGDIIVADYDNRWISIFSSDGKFKNKIGAGRLMGPKGVAVDKNGHIITVDNKACCVFIFQSNGKLVTKFGARGTSDRHFAGPHFVAVNNKNEIVVTDFHNHSVKVYNADGEFLFKFGSHGEGNGQFNAPTGVAVDANGNIIVADWGNSRIQVFDSSGSFLSYINTSADPLYGPQGLALTSDGHVAVADSGNHCFKVYRYLQ; this is encoded by the exons ATGTCCGTCACTATGGCAAAGCGTGAGACCGGCAGCACCAGCCCTGTGGTCAGGCAGATAGACAAGCAGTTCCTGGTCTGCAGCATTTGTTTGGACCATTATCACAACCCTAAGGTCCTGCCCTGCCTGCACACCTTCTGTGAGAG ATGCCTACAGAACTACATCCCTCCTCAGTCTTTGACACTGTCCTGTCCAGTATGCAGACAGACCTCTATCTTGCCAGAGAAAGGTGTGGCAGCCCTGCAGAACAATTTCTTCATCACAAACTTAATGGAGGTGTTACAGCGAGACCCAGAGTGCATCCGACCTGAGGCCTGTAATGTTCTTGAGTCAGCAAGTGCAGCTACAGCTTGTCAGCCCCTCTCATGCCCCAACCATGAGGGCAAg GTGATGGAGTTTTACTGCGAGTCATGTGAAACTGCCATGTGTCTGGAGTGCACAGAAGGAGAGCATAGGGAACATGTGACAGTTCCTCTGAGGGATGTGCTAGAACAGCACAAGTCAGCGCTAAAAAATCAGCTAGACGCTGTGCGCAACAG ACTACCTCAGCTGACAGCCGCCATTGAACTTGTGAATGAGATCTCCAAGCAGCTTACTGAGCGGAAAAATGAGGCAGTTACTGAAATCAGTAACACTTTTGATGAGCTGGAGAAGGCCTTACACCAACGCAAGACTGCTCTCATTACTGAGGTGGAAAACATCTGCAGCTCCAAGCAGAAG GTGCTTCAAGCCCAGCTGACCTCCTTGCTTCAGGGAAAAGAGAACATTCAAAGCAGCTGCAACTTCACAGAGCAGGCCCTGAGCCATGGCAGTGCCACTGAGGTCCTGTTGGTACAGAAGCAGATGGGTGAGCGGGTCAGTGCCCTGGCGCGACACACCTTTCCCGAACAGCCCCACGAAAATGGACATTTGGAATGCCAGGTAGAGACAGATGGACTGAGGCGCTCCATTCAGAACCTGGGAGTCCTGATCACAACAGGGACTGTAGGCCATACTAGTGTCGCCACTGGTGAAGGCTTGCGACATGCACTGGTCGGGCAGCACACCACTGTCACAGTCACTACGAAAGACAAGGATGGAGAACTAGTGAAGACTGGTAATGCTGCTCTGAGGGCAGAGATTTTCTCTGCAGATGGAGCGTGCACTGAAGCTGAGGTGGTGGACAACAAGAATGGCACCTATGAGGTTGGATATACCCTCCGCTCAGAGGGAGAATTCACCTTCTCTTTGCTGCTATATGAACAGCCTGTGAGGGGGAGTCCATTCCGTTTGCGTGCCGTCAAGCCTTCAGATGTCCTGCAGTCACCAGACGACGTGAAGAGAAGAGTGAAGTCTccgagtggaggaggaggtcatGTTCGACAGAAGGCTGTACGCAGACCCTCCAGCATGTACAGCACCACCAAGAAAAAGGAAAACCCAATAGAGGATGAGCTGATCTACAGAGTGG GAACAAGAGGACGAGATAAAGGAGAATTCACTAATCTACAAGGCATCTCCACCTCCAGCAATGGAAGGATTGTGGTGGCAGACAGCAACAATCAGTGTATACAG GTATTCTCAAATGATGGCCAGTTTAAGATGAGGTTTGGGGTCAGAGGTCGCTCACCAGGGCAGTTGCAGCGCCCCACAGGGGTCACAGTGGACATGAATGGTGACATTATTGTAGCTGATTACGACAACAGATGGATTAGCATCTTCTCCTCAGATGGCAAGTTCAAG AATAAAATTGGTGCTGGAAGATTGATGGGACCCAAAGGTGTGGCTGTGGATAAGAATGGACATATCATCACAGTTGATAATAAGGCATGCTGTGTCTTCATTTTCCAATCAAATGGGAAGCTGGTGACAAAGTTTGGAGCCAGGGGAACATCAGACAGACACTTTGCAG GTCCTCACTTTGTGGCCGTAAATAACAAAAATGAGATTGTGGTTACTGACTTTCATAACCATTCAGTCAAG GTGTACAATGCAGATGGAGAGTTCCTGTTTAAATTTGGCTCCCATGGGGAGGGGAACGGCCAGTTCAATGCTCCAACAGGCGTGGCTGTGGATGCCAATGGAAATATCATTGTTGCCGATTGGGGCAACAGTCGGATCCAG GTGTTTGACAGCTCAGGGTCCTTCCTGTCCTACATCAATACATCAGCGGACCCCCTTTATGGCCC